One region of Anaeromyxobacter paludicola genomic DNA includes:
- a CDS encoding UDP-glucuronic acid decarboxylase family protein gives MADRNRAVILGAAGFIGSHLTDLFLARGWEVVGVDSLITGTLRNLEHLRGEPAFQFLRADICEPLHVPGRIDAILDFASPASPVDYLQHPMETLHVGSIGVENALKLAQRAGARFLLSSTSEVYGDPAEHPQRETYWGNVNPIGPRAVYDEAKRYAEAITMAYHRYEKVDTRIARIFNTYGPRMRLDDGRVVPAFVAQALRGEPITIFGDGKQTRSFCYVSDTVEAIWRLLHAGYHEPVNVGNPHEMTVLAFAESVQRLVGSRCELVQRPLPTDDPRIRRPDITRARELLGWEPAVPFDDGMRRTIQWFREHV, from the coding sequence ATGGCCGACAGAAACCGCGCCGTGATCCTCGGCGCCGCCGGCTTCATCGGAAGCCACCTCACCGACCTCTTCCTGGCGCGCGGCTGGGAGGTGGTGGGGGTGGACAGCCTCATCACCGGCACGCTGCGGAACCTCGAGCACCTGCGCGGCGAGCCCGCGTTCCAGTTCCTCCGGGCCGACATCTGCGAGCCGCTCCACGTGCCGGGGCGGATCGACGCCATCCTCGACTTCGCCTCGCCGGCCTCACCGGTGGACTACCTGCAGCACCCGATGGAGACGCTGCACGTCGGCTCCATCGGCGTCGAGAACGCGCTCAAGCTGGCCCAGCGCGCCGGCGCCCGCTTCCTGCTCTCCTCCACCTCGGAGGTGTACGGCGATCCGGCCGAGCACCCGCAGCGCGAGACCTACTGGGGCAACGTGAACCCCATCGGCCCGCGCGCCGTCTACGACGAGGCGAAGCGCTACGCGGAGGCCATCACCATGGCCTACCACCGGTACGAGAAGGTGGACACCCGCATCGCGCGCATCTTCAACACCTACGGGCCGCGCATGCGGCTCGACGACGGCCGGGTGGTCCCCGCCTTCGTGGCGCAGGCGCTGCGGGGCGAGCCCATCACCATCTTCGGCGACGGCAAGCAGACGCGGAGCTTCTGCTACGTCTCGGACACCGTCGAGGCGATCTGGCGGCTGCTCCACGCCGGCTACCACGAGCCCGTGAACGTGGGGAACCCGCACGAGATGACCGTGCTCGCCTTCGCCGAGTCGGTGCAGCGGCTGGTCGGCTCGCGGTGCGAGCTCGTGCAGCGCCCGCTCCCCACCGACGACCCGCGCATCCGCCGGCCCGACATCACGCGGGCCCGCGAGCTGCTGGGGTGGGAGCCGGCGGTGCCGTTCGACGACGGCATGCGGCGGACCATCCAGTGGTTCCGGGAGCACGTGTAG
- a CDS encoding ribbon-helix-helix domain-containing protein → MARKKISTTIYITPEQAERLKLLNERTKVPVAEYIRQGIDLVLDQYRAALPGQLTLDDVGSKK, encoded by the coding sequence ATGGCGCGCAAGAAGATCTCCACCACCATCTACATCACGCCCGAACAGGCGGAGCGGCTCAAGCTGCTCAACGAGCGGACCAAGGTCCCGGTGGCGGAGTACATCCGGCAAGGCATCGACCTGGTGCTCGATCAGTACCGTGCAGCGCTGCCGGGTCAGCTTACCCTTGATGATGTGGGCTCGAAGAAGTAA